From the genome of Amycolatopsis sp. NBC_01488, one region includes:
- a CDS encoding integrase core domain-containing protein, giving the protein MALRLLYLIFLRLMGLLVLLGRSAASKEVELLVLRHEVAVLRRGNPKPRLDWADQAVFAALVRLLPKALRIHRLVTPGTILRWHRRLVAAKWTYPHRHGRPPVDDAIAGLIEQMARENHGWGYKRIQRELLKLGHWVGASTIRRILKRACIPPAPVRHSDTTWRQFLRTQASTMLACDFFHVDCAVILKRIYVFFVLEVGSRYVDVLGTTTHPDGRWTTQQVRNLVMDLGDRVDEFRFLVRDRAGQFAASFDTVLADVGIETVRIPARCPRANCYAERFVLTARIELADRMLILNERHLQAVLAEYVRHYNGRRPHRSHELRPPRPTHPAADLSSQRVRRQRLLGGLINEYERAA; this is encoded by the coding sequence ATGGCGTTGCGTCTGCTCTATCTGATCTTCCTCCGGCTTATGGGCCTGCTGGTGTTGCTTGGGCGCTCGGCGGCGTCCAAGGAGGTCGAGTTGCTGGTGCTGCGCCACGAGGTCGCCGTGTTGCGCAGAGGCAACCCGAAACCTCGTCTGGACTGGGCTGACCAGGCTGTTTTCGCGGCGTTGGTCCGGCTGTTACCCAAGGCGCTGCGGATACACCGGCTGGTTACCCCGGGCACGATCCTGCGCTGGCACCGGCGCCTGGTAGCCGCGAAGTGGACCTATCCGCACCGGCACGGGCGTCCACCCGTCGACGACGCGATCGCCGGGCTGATCGAACAGATGGCCAGGGAGAACCACGGCTGGGGCTACAAGAGAATTCAGCGTGAGCTGCTCAAGCTCGGACATTGGGTCGGTGCTTCGACGATTCGGCGGATCTTGAAGCGGGCGTGTATACCTCCGGCGCCGGTCCGGCACTCCGACACGACGTGGCGGCAGTTTCTGCGTACGCAGGCCTCGACGATGCTGGCGTGTGACTTCTTCCACGTCGACTGTGCGGTCATCCTCAAGCGGATCTACGTGTTCTTCGTGCTGGAGGTCGGCAGCCGCTACGTCGACGTCCTCGGCACGACCACCCACCCGGACGGTAGGTGGACCACCCAGCAGGTCCGCAACCTGGTGATGGATCTCGGTGATCGAGTCGACGAGTTCAGGTTTCTCGTCCGCGATCGGGCTGGCCAGTTCGCGGCCTCGTTCGATACCGTCCTGGCTGACGTCGGCATCGAGACGGTGAGGATTCCCGCGCGTTGCCCTCGGGCGAACTGCTACGCCGAGCGGTTCGTGCTTACAGCCAGAATCGAGCTCGCTGACCGCATGTTGATCCTCAACGAGCGGCATCTGCAGGCTGTGCTCGCCGAGTACGTCCGGCACTACAACGGTCGACGGCCGCACCGTTCCCACGAGCTTCGCCCACCCCGGCCGACCCACCCCGCAGCAGATCTCAGCTCTCAGAGGGTCAGGCGCCAGCGGCTTCTCGGAGGCCTGATCAACGAGTACGAACGCGCCGCGTAA
- a CDS encoding tetratricopeptide repeat protein, giving the protein MLFRRADNGEDAMSERTPNHLLRKLMEQASLGNSALASEVNRLGSRAGIELRYDRSAVSHWLAGSMPRASVVPLIVNALSTELGKSLTLVDAGFARPDEADQLVLHALCGEDPLAGLERLAEADLDHRSRAQLHRVPYRTGDVSWIGLAEDANVPLVSQVTGKLPRIFTKAQIQAVEETTTVLGNLDDLFGGGHACEATTAYLRDDILEMLSATGQGGNRSRLVHCAVRLAQRLGIKHVDRHRHGLGQSYYLAALRVSIAARDHGLAAQILCDLANQATMLDRPRDALEIVAAANKLAGESITQPLGMKLLLRAQEAVAYAELGHAEKALRLLDEIIFLRRSGTGERSEPVCAYSAAVLAFRMSQVYVKLQDLPLASESLLRCLRDLPSGQRRARILTAAVLGECQMAAGRNRSAYYYWNRFLDEYQFLYSSRAESALRGMITHLRKMRRTSAVDQLLSRCESYGISACVTSPDHPERPERGPIPP; this is encoded by the coding sequence GTGCTCTTTCGTAGAGCGGATAACGGCGAGGATGCGATGTCGGAAAGAACGCCGAATCATTTGCTTCGGAAGTTGATGGAGCAAGCGAGTCTGGGCAATTCGGCGTTGGCTTCGGAGGTCAACCGCCTCGGGTCTCGGGCGGGGATCGAGTTGCGTTACGACCGGTCCGCGGTGTCTCACTGGCTGGCCGGCTCGATGCCTCGCGCCTCGGTCGTTCCGCTGATCGTGAACGCACTGAGCACCGAACTGGGCAAGAGCCTGACTCTGGTCGATGCCGGATTCGCGAGGCCTGACGAGGCGGATCAGCTGGTTCTTCATGCCCTCTGTGGAGAAGATCCCCTTGCCGGGCTCGAAAGGCTGGCCGAAGCCGACCTGGACCACCGGTCCCGGGCTCAGCTGCACCGGGTTCCGTACCGAACTGGGGATGTCTCCTGGATCGGTCTCGCCGAGGATGCCAACGTGCCGCTCGTGTCGCAGGTCACGGGTAAACTGCCGCGAATTTTCACCAAGGCGCAGATCCAGGCAGTCGAAGAAACAACTACGGTGCTGGGTAATCTGGACGATCTTTTCGGCGGTGGTCATGCTTGCGAGGCGACCACTGCCTACTTACGCGACGATATCCTGGAAATGCTTTCGGCTACCGGCCAGGGCGGCAACAGGTCGCGTCTTGTCCACTGTGCCGTCCGGTTGGCGCAACGCCTTGGCATCAAGCACGTCGACCGCCACAGGCACGGCCTCGGACAAAGCTACTACCTCGCAGCGCTGCGTGTCTCCATTGCGGCGCGCGATCATGGTCTCGCCGCCCAGATACTCTGTGATCTCGCCAACCAGGCGACGATGCTCGACCGTCCTCGAGATGCGCTGGAAATCGTTGCGGCCGCAAACAAGCTGGCGGGTGAATCGATCACCCAACCGCTCGGGATGAAGCTCTTGCTGCGGGCTCAGGAAGCGGTCGCCTATGCAGAACTAGGCCACGCTGAAAAAGCTCTTCGGTTGCTCGATGAGATCATATTCCTTAGGCGATCCGGCACCGGCGAGCGCTCCGAGCCGGTGTGCGCCTACAGCGCGGCCGTGCTCGCCTTTCGGATGTCCCAAGTCTACGTCAAGTTACAAGACCTTCCCTTGGCAAGCGAATCATTGCTGCGTTGCCTGCGCGATCTCCCTTCCGGGCAACGCCGGGCGCGAATCCTCACCGCAGCGGTGCTGGGGGAGTGTCAAATGGCCGCCGGCCGAAACAGATCCGCGTACTATTACTGGAACCGGTTTCTCGACGAGTACCAGTTTCTGTACTCCAGCCGGGCGGAATCTGCGCTTCGTGGAATGATCACCCATCTTCGGAAAATGCGAAGGACCTCAGCGGTCGATCAATTGCTCAGCCGCTGCGAATCGTACGGCATTTCCGCTTGCGTGACGTCTCCCGACCACCCTGAGCGGCCTGAACGCGGTCCGATACCGCCTTGA
- a CDS encoding UTP--glucose-1-phosphate uridylyltransferase has translation MTGAATTQTFRTAIVPAAGLGTRFLPATKAVPKELLPVVDTPGIELVAAEAAAAGAERLVIVTSPGKDAVVRYFEAQPELEKNLEAKGKTELLEKVRRGTSLLAVETAIQEQALGLGHAVAQAEPNLKPDDEAVAVLLPDDLVLPTGVLERMSAVRAQYGGSVLCAFDIPKAEISPYGVFDVTDTDDEDVKRVHGMVEKPKPEDAPSTYAAAGRYLLDRAIFDALKRIEPGSGGELQLTDAVALLISEGHPVHVVVHRGGRHDLGNPGGFLRAAVDFALETPEYGPSLRAWLTERIGTDRP, from the coding sequence ATGACGGGCGCCGCAACCACCCAGACGTTCAGAACCGCCATCGTGCCGGCCGCCGGCCTCGGGACGCGCTTCCTCCCGGCGACGAAAGCCGTGCCCAAGGAGCTGTTGCCGGTGGTGGACACGCCGGGGATCGAGCTGGTCGCGGCCGAAGCCGCCGCCGCGGGCGCGGAACGCCTGGTCATCGTGACCTCACCGGGCAAGGACGCCGTCGTCCGCTACTTCGAAGCGCAGCCTGAGCTGGAGAAGAACCTCGAGGCCAAGGGCAAGACCGAGCTGCTGGAGAAGGTGCGCCGCGGGACCAGCCTGCTCGCCGTCGAGACCGCCATCCAGGAGCAGGCGCTCGGCCTCGGCCACGCCGTCGCGCAGGCCGAGCCGAACCTGAAGCCGGACGACGAAGCCGTCGCCGTGCTGCTGCCGGACGACCTCGTGCTGCCCACCGGCGTGCTGGAGCGGATGAGCGCGGTGCGGGCGCAGTACGGCGGCAGCGTGCTCTGCGCGTTCGACATCCCGAAGGCCGAGATCTCGCCGTACGGCGTCTTCGACGTCACCGACACCGACGACGAAGACGTCAAGCGCGTGCACGGCATGGTCGAGAAGCCGAAGCCGGAGGACGCGCCGTCGACGTACGCCGCAGCCGGGCGCTACCTGCTCGACCGGGCGATCTTCGACGCGCTCAAGCGGATCGAGCCGGGCAGCGGCGGCGAGCTGCAGCTGACCGACGCGGTCGCGCTGCTGATCTCCGAGGGCCACCCGGTCCACGTCGTCGTGCACCGCGGCGGACGCCACGACCTGGGGAATCCGGGTGGTTTCCTGCGCGCCGCGGTCGATTTCGCGCTTGAAACGCCCGAGTACGGTCCATCTTTACGGGCGTGGCTGACGGAACGGATCGGGACAGATCGCCCATGA
- a CDS encoding 3-oxoacyl-ACP synthase III family protein — translation MNTAILGTGSYLPDEILTSAELGSRLGLGQQWIFDKTRIAERRVAAPDQATSDLATLAAERALAAAGLTANDLDLIIVATSTPDQPIPATAVAVQANLGAVRAAAFDIDSVCSGFVYALVTAHALLDLDPSPGTALVIGADTYSRVLDYTDRRTCVLFGDGAGAVVLGKRANGRGLLSSTLGSDGTTADYVTIPGGGSRRPVSKETLTAGEHFFAMRGRQVRDLAARVLPDLVVDVAKAAELEVSEIDLIVPHQANGVMLEDLADTLDLRPDQMHLTVGRYGNTGAASVPITLDDAVRGGRLFDDDVLMMVAFGGGMSWGGAAWRWTRPRKPGEAW, via the coding sequence ATGAACACCGCGATTCTCGGTACCGGCTCCTACCTGCCGGACGAGATCCTCACCAGCGCCGAACTGGGCAGCAGACTCGGGCTCGGGCAGCAGTGGATCTTCGACAAGACCCGCATCGCCGAACGCCGCGTCGCCGCGCCCGACCAGGCGACGTCCGATCTGGCCACCCTGGCCGCCGAACGCGCGCTCGCCGCGGCGGGGCTGACCGCCAACGACCTCGACCTGATCATCGTCGCGACGTCGACCCCGGACCAGCCGATCCCGGCCACCGCGGTCGCGGTGCAGGCCAACCTCGGCGCCGTACGCGCGGCCGCGTTCGACATCGACTCCGTGTGCAGCGGGTTCGTCTACGCGCTGGTCACCGCGCACGCGCTGCTGGATCTGGATCCCTCGCCCGGCACCGCGCTCGTCATCGGCGCGGACACCTACTCGCGCGTGCTCGACTACACCGACCGCCGCACGTGCGTGCTCTTCGGCGACGGCGCTGGAGCGGTGGTGCTCGGCAAGCGGGCCAACGGCCGTGGCCTGCTGTCGAGCACCCTCGGCTCCGACGGCACGACCGCCGACTACGTCACCATTCCCGGCGGCGGCAGCCGCCGCCCGGTCAGCAAGGAGACCCTCACCGCGGGCGAGCACTTCTTCGCCATGCGCGGCAGGCAAGTCCGCGACCTCGCCGCCCGCGTGCTGCCCGACCTCGTCGTGGACGTCGCGAAAGCCGCTGAGCTCGAGGTCTCCGAGATCGACCTCATCGTGCCGCACCAGGCCAACGGCGTGATGCTCGAAGACCTCGCCGACACCCTGGACCTGCGGCCGGACCAGATGCACCTGACTGTCGGGCGTTACGGCAACACCGGTGCCGCGTCGGTGCCGATCACGCTGGACGACGCGGTGCGCGGCGGCCGGCTCTTCGACGACGACGTGCTGATGATGGTCGCCTTCGGCGGCGGGATGAGCTGGGGCGGCGCGGCCTGGCGCTGGACCCGCCCGCGGAAGCCGGGCGAGGCCTGGTGA
- the glp gene encoding molybdotransferase-like divisome protein Glp, with protein MTESLDAARPEVAGDEAELRSVDAQISMTLDAAVRPQPVRVAISEAQGLLCAEEVVAEHALPGFDQAAIDGYAVRSVDVRTAGQEPVQLPVVGEIAAGSRQPRRLQPGQAVRVDTGAPLPTLADAVVPLAYTDGHQARVTVHRSVPSAGYVRRTGEDVQIGDVAVRRGDTIGSAQVGLLAAVGRAKVLVYPRPRVSIVSVGDELVDIDRTPSVGQVYDVNSYALAAAARDAGAEVSRVGIVPSEPKRLREIVEGRLLMSEIVVVAGGAGGATGDEVHAALSDLGRIDMTRVAMHPGSVQGFGRLGPDSVPTFLIPGNPMSALVVFEVLVRPLIRAARGTRNPHRRIVGARLLSPITSTEGRRGFLRGQLLRDEANGEYLVQPLGQSGAHLLASLAEANCLINVPEELTDVPAGEQVQVTFLAQRA; from the coding sequence ATGACGGAATCCCTCGACGCGGCACGGCCCGAAGTGGCCGGGGACGAGGCCGAGCTGCGCTCGGTCGACGCGCAGATCTCGATGACCTTGGACGCCGCCGTCCGGCCCCAGCCGGTGCGCGTGGCGATCTCCGAGGCCCAGGGGCTGCTCTGCGCCGAGGAGGTGGTCGCCGAGCACGCGCTGCCCGGGTTCGACCAGGCCGCGATCGACGGGTACGCCGTGCGCAGCGTCGACGTGCGCACCGCCGGGCAGGAGCCGGTGCAGCTGCCGGTCGTCGGCGAGATCGCGGCGGGCTCGCGCCAGCCGCGGCGCCTGCAGCCCGGCCAGGCCGTGCGGGTCGACACCGGCGCGCCGCTGCCGACGCTGGCCGACGCGGTCGTGCCGCTCGCCTACACCGACGGGCACCAGGCCCGGGTCACCGTGCACCGGTCGGTGCCGTCGGCGGGGTACGTGCGCCGGACCGGCGAGGACGTCCAGATCGGCGACGTCGCGGTGCGCCGCGGTGACACGATCGGCTCGGCGCAGGTCGGCCTGCTGGCCGCGGTCGGCCGGGCCAAGGTCCTCGTCTACCCGCGGCCGCGGGTGTCGATCGTCTCGGTCGGCGACGAGCTGGTCGACATCGACCGGACGCCGTCGGTCGGGCAGGTCTACGACGTCAACTCGTACGCGCTCGCCGCGGCCGCCCGGGACGCGGGCGCCGAGGTCAGCCGGGTCGGCATCGTGCCGAGCGAGCCGAAGCGGCTGCGGGAGATCGTCGAGGGCCGGCTGCTGATGTCGGAGATCGTCGTGGTCGCGGGCGGCGCCGGGGGCGCCACCGGTGACGAGGTCCACGCGGCGCTCTCGGACCTGGGCCGGATCGACATGACGCGGGTCGCGATGCACCCGGGCTCGGTGCAGGGGTTCGGCAGGCTCGGCCCCGACTCGGTGCCGACGTTCCTCATCCCCGGCAACCCGATGAGCGCGCTGGTCGTGTTCGAGGTGCTGGTCAGGCCGCTGATCCGGGCGGCGCGCGGGACGCGCAACCCGCACCGGCGGATCGTCGGGGCGCGGCTGCTGTCGCCGATCACGTCGACCGAGGGCCGCCGCGGGTTCCTCCGCGGCCAGCTCCTGCGTGACGAGGCCAACGGCGAGTACCTGGTCCAGCCGCTCGGCCAGTCGGGGGCGCACCTGCTCGCGTCGCTGGCCGAGGCGAACTGCCTGATCAACGTGCCGGAGGAGCTGACCGACGTCCCCGCGGGCGAGCAGGTCCAGGTCACCTTCCTGGCGCAACGGGCCTGA
- a CDS encoding FmdB family zinc ribbon protein, protein MPTYQYACKECDHRFEAVQSFSDPSLTVCPQCSGTLRKVFSSVGVVFKGSGFYRTDSRDAAKSSTTATPAKTETKTESKPKSDTSSASSSSGTTKTAAAAS, encoded by the coding sequence GTGCCTACGTACCAGTACGCCTGCAAAGAATGCGACCACCGGTTCGAAGCCGTGCAGTCGTTCTCGGACCCCAGCCTGACCGTGTGCCCGCAGTGCTCCGGCACGCTGCGCAAGGTCTTCAGCTCGGTCGGCGTGGTCTTCAAGGGCAGCGGTTTCTACCGGACCGACTCGCGCGACGCCGCCAAGTCGAGCACCACCGCGACCCCCGCGAAGACCGAGACCAAGACGGAGAGCAAGCCGAAGTCGGACACGAGCTCGGCATCCTCCTCCTCGGGTACGACGAAAACGGCCGCCGCCGCCTCCTGA
- a CDS encoding GNAT family N-acetyltransferase, with protein MNSVSGVSYPVESRHPGWPARLGPLRVPAGEVAIRPVRLRDAGEWSRIRLRDRAHLEMWEPTGVGPWPERNAFWSWPSQWAALRSLARRGQCLPFTITLDGRLAGQITVGNVIRASLRSAWIGYWVSSDVVRGGVATAAVALVTDHAFGPAGLHRLEATVRPENGASLRVLTKAGYRQEGLFERYLDVAGAWRDHYCFAVTREETGAGLVSRLVAAGRADYA; from the coding sequence ATGAACTCCGTGTCGGGGGTGTCCTACCCGGTCGAAAGCCGGCACCCGGGCTGGCCGGCCCGGCTCGGCCCGCTGCGGGTCCCCGCCGGGGAGGTCGCGATCCGGCCGGTGCGGCTGCGCGACGCCGGCGAGTGGAGCCGGATCCGGCTCCGGGACCGGGCGCACCTCGAGATGTGGGAGCCGACCGGCGTCGGGCCGTGGCCCGAACGCAACGCTTTCTGGTCGTGGCCGTCGCAGTGGGCGGCGTTGCGCTCGCTCGCGCGGCGTGGCCAGTGCCTGCCGTTCACGATCACCCTGGACGGCCGTCTGGCGGGGCAGATCACCGTCGGTAACGTCATCCGGGCCTCGCTGCGGTCCGCCTGGATCGGCTACTGGGTGTCGTCCGACGTGGTCCGCGGCGGGGTCGCGACGGCCGCCGTCGCCCTGGTCACCGACCACGCCTTCGGCCCGGCCGGGCTGCACCGGCTGGAGGCCACCGTGCGCCCGGAAAACGGCGCCAGCCTGCGGGTTCTCACCAAGGCCGGCTACCGGCAGGAAGGCCTGTTCGAGCGCTACCTCGACGTCGCGGGCGCCTGGCGGGACCACTACTGCTTCGCCGTCACGCGCGAGGAGACCGGGGCCGGGCTGGTATCGCGGCTGGTCGCGGCGGGCCGCGCCGACTACGCCTGA
- the sepX gene encoding divisome protein SepX/GlpR: protein MPSSVIIVALAAAWLVVLVPMVARRRQQVAHTADSALAARVVRSGRNEDREEFAMSEETVKSRPSVEDDLAELEADLELEDDYEEPEPEPLPQPTRAERAERAERAAYRPGRGGFDPEAAELAARAKYSFRQRIVVILLAAAIITGAVAGFVMPLVWWGHALADVVLVGYLVYLRRQVRIEEEIRQRRLARFNSTRAPRRSVPRPAASSPSADDDEPVEDTEDVDVVEPVRREVVERRPSPTSRVRRSAVVVDLDDEDPAFEELDEPGTGPYRRAVGE from the coding sequence ATGCCCAGCTCCGTGATCATCGTCGCGCTCGCCGCGGCATGGCTCGTCGTTCTCGTGCCCATGGTCGCGCGTCGGCGGCAGCAAGTGGCCCATACGGCCGACTCCGCGCTGGCGGCCAGGGTCGTACGCAGTGGACGCAACGAAGACCGGGAGGAATTCGCCATGTCCGAGGAGACCGTCAAGTCCCGGCCGTCGGTCGAGGACGACCTCGCGGAGCTGGAGGCCGACCTCGAACTCGAGGACGACTACGAGGAGCCGGAGCCCGAGCCGCTCCCGCAGCCGACCCGCGCCGAGCGGGCCGAACGAGCCGAGCGCGCGGCTTACCGCCCTGGCCGGGGCGGCTTCGACCCGGAAGCGGCGGAGCTGGCGGCGCGCGCGAAGTACAGCTTCCGGCAGCGCATCGTCGTCATCCTGCTCGCGGCGGCGATCATCACGGGCGCGGTCGCCGGGTTCGTCATGCCCCTGGTCTGGTGGGGCCACGCGCTGGCCGACGTCGTGCTGGTCGGGTACCTCGTCTACCTGCGCCGCCAGGTGCGGATCGAGGAGGAGATCCGGCAGCGCCGGCTCGCGCGGTTCAACAGCACCCGCGCGCCTCGGCGGTCGGTCCCGCGTCCCGCGGCTTCGTCGCCTTCCGCGGACGACGACGAGCCGGTCGAGGACACCGAGGACGTGGACGTCGTCGAGCCGGTCCGCCGCGAAGTGGTCGAGCGCCGTCCGTCGCCGACTTCGCGGGTCCGACGCAGCGCGGTGGTCGTCGACCTGGACGACGAGGACCCGGCGTTCGAGGAGCTCGACGAGCCGGGGACCGGGCCTTATCGGCGGGCTGTCGGAGAGTGA
- a CDS encoding 5-formyltetrahydrofolate cyclo-ligase, whose protein sequence is MHALGNEHLSKAEWRTRLTRARADQTAESHAQEASALVSAVSKVTFGTVCAYLPFGTEPGTTALVDALAAGGARVLLPVIRSRTDPLDWAEYAGEADLVPSRFRGIREPGGKRLGTEAVGAAELVLVPALAVDRRGVRLGRGAGHYDRSLVFAAAGVTLLAVVRDEELVERLPGEPHDVRMSGALTPGRGVLDLPM, encoded by the coding sequence ATGCACGCGCTGGGCAATGAGCACCTGAGCAAGGCGGAGTGGCGGACCCGGCTGACGCGCGCGCGGGCGGACCAGACGGCCGAATCGCACGCCCAGGAGGCGTCGGCGCTGGTCAGCGCGGTGTCGAAGGTCACATTCGGCACGGTCTGCGCGTACCTGCCCTTCGGCACCGAGCCGGGCACGACGGCGCTCGTCGACGCGCTGGCGGCCGGCGGCGCGCGGGTGCTGCTGCCGGTCATCCGGTCGCGGACGGATCCGCTGGACTGGGCGGAGTACGCCGGCGAGGCCGATCTCGTACCGAGCCGGTTCCGCGGGATCCGCGAGCCCGGCGGGAAACGCCTGGGTACCGAGGCCGTCGGGGCGGCGGAGCTGGTCCTCGTGCCCGCGTTGGCCGTGGACCGCCGGGGCGTCCGGCTCGGCCGGGGCGCCGGCCACTACGATCGCTCGCTGGTGTTCGCCGCGGCCGGCGTGACGCTGCTGGCCGTCGTCCGCGACGAAGAGCTGGTCGAACGGCTGCCCGGGGAACCCCACGACGTGCGCATGAGCGGGGCGCTGACGCCGGGTCGAGGCGTGCTCGACCTGCCGATGTGA
- a CDS encoding acyl carrier protein, with protein MISADKTREILREMLAVQGKELPDDGTNLADFGFRSLDFSELAMRVEDEVGGELNFDAAGLRDMTTVGDMYRFLSRRSPVRSRVRWPGSPGCWSYSSRWRCGLITAASPETAER; from the coding sequence ATGATATCGGCCGACAAGACGCGCGAGATTTTGCGAGAGATGCTCGCGGTGCAGGGCAAGGAACTACCGGACGACGGGACGAATCTGGCGGACTTCGGGTTCCGCTCATTGGACTTCTCGGAGCTGGCGATGCGCGTGGAGGACGAGGTTGGCGGCGAGTTGAACTTCGACGCCGCCGGCCTGCGTGACATGACCACGGTCGGCGATATGTATCGTTTTCTGTCCCGGCGTTCGCCGGTCCGCTCGCGGGTGCGCTGGCCTGGCTCGCCGGGGTGCTGGTCGTATTCTTCCCGTTGGCGCTGCGGGCTTATCACCGCCGCGTCGCCTGAAACTGCTGAGAGGTGA
- a CDS encoding SDR family NAD(P)-dependent oxidoreductase, with translation MSGQVVVVTGGAHGFGQHVVAALAEAGARLVVTGRDDAALAALSRAAHSAGWALVTQAGDVQDQATATAVVDRAVETFGRVDVLVNNAGITGPIGPTWEVDSDDWWQAMEVNAHGSLLFIRAALPVMADQGAGTIVNIVSSAGLRRFPHLSAYSVSKAAVIKLGENLGRELATADTGVSVFSLHPGVLRDSGIARNLLRGDHTGRWLVKTAGWVREQIRTGRSVEAAVAAQAVVALCSGKFEASSGSYLEVDDVLARLTPETAQVPDQASTGARGTRHYHETELRFSDLDWQGHINNVSMVGYLQEAQIRLLDPDRRKIFQEADESFVVAAHNVDYLQPLQFREEPVVVETRIVDMGRSKIVLNSEVRDDQNIYARSSSTYVAYDTVARTVRPLTAHERREFARYTAKHSRNFLKKRYPDLYRKRVKA, from the coding sequence TTGAGCGGCCAGGTGGTAGTGGTGACCGGCGGGGCCCACGGGTTCGGACAGCACGTGGTAGCGGCGTTGGCTGAGGCCGGAGCCCGGCTGGTCGTCACCGGCCGGGACGATGCAGCACTGGCTGCTCTTTCCCGGGCTGCGCACTCCGCCGGTTGGGCGCTGGTCACGCAGGCCGGTGACGTCCAGGACCAAGCCACGGCGACCGCGGTGGTCGACCGTGCGGTCGAAACATTCGGCCGGGTAGACGTGCTGGTCAACAACGCCGGAATCACCGGGCCGATCGGACCGACCTGGGAGGTGGACTCCGACGACTGGTGGCAGGCGATGGAGGTGAACGCGCACGGAAGTCTGCTGTTCATCCGGGCCGCGCTGCCGGTGATGGCTGACCAGGGTGCCGGCACGATCGTCAACATCGTCTCCAGTGCCGGCCTGCGGCGCTTCCCGCATCTTTCGGCCTATTCGGTTTCCAAGGCGGCCGTGATCAAGCTGGGGGAAAACCTCGGCCGCGAACTGGCGACCGCCGACACCGGCGTATCGGTCTTCAGCCTGCATCCGGGCGTTCTCCGCGACAGCGGCATCGCCCGCAACCTTCTCCGGGGCGATCACACGGGCCGATGGCTGGTCAAAACCGCCGGCTGGGTCCGGGAACAGATCAGGACCGGGCGGTCCGTGGAGGCCGCGGTCGCCGCACAAGCGGTCGTCGCGTTGTGCTCCGGCAAATTCGAAGCTTCGAGCGGTAGCTATCTGGAGGTCGATGATGTCCTTGCGCGACTCACTCCTGAAACAGCCCAGGTTCCCGACCAAGCCAGTACCGGCGCGCGAGGCACTCGGCATTATCACGAAACGGAGCTACGCTTCTCGGATCTCGACTGGCAAGGTCACATCAACAACGTCTCGATGGTTGGATACCTTCAAGAAGCACAGATCCGGCTACTTGACCCGGATCGCCGAAAAATCTTCCAGGAAGCCGACGAGTCATTCGTGGTCGCCGCGCATAATGTCGACTACCTCCAACCTCTTCAGTTCCGAGAGGAGCCGGTCGTCGTCGAGACCAGGATCGTCGATATGGGTCGTTCGAAGATCGTACTGAACAGCGAGGTTCGCGACGACCAGAATATCTATGCCCGGTCGAGCAGCACGTATGTGGCATACGACACGGTGGCTCGCACCGTGCGACCGTTGACAGCTCACGAACGTCGCGAATTCGCCCGTTACACGGCGAAACATTCCAGGAATTTCCTCAAAAAGCGTTATCCTGACCTCTATCGAAAGCGGGTGAAGGCATGA
- a CDS encoding DUF5988 family protein, which translates to MDVKVTLRGGPEGLPETVLVHAGQQRLKIPFRAGYEHFEPVDGRDTGDNAVFVWCDRTKLAE; encoded by the coding sequence ATGGACGTCAAAGTCACCTTGCGGGGCGGGCCCGAGGGACTGCCCGAAACCGTGCTCGTCCACGCGGGGCAGCAGCGGCTGAAGATCCCGTTCCGCGCGGGATACGAGCACTTCGAACCCGTCGACGGACGGGACACCGGGGACAACGCCGTCTTCGTCTGGTGCGACCGGACCAAACTCGCCGAATGA